A window from Lactobacillus intestinalis encodes these proteins:
- a CDS encoding zinc-ribbon domain-containing protein → MKYCPKCGTKVGQNDKYCNHCGANLKNSSIRKLASNNHETNKNRKTRRNCLIIAAGTILLAAGGVVFFTLQTQSSNQASSSALISNKNRAKTTENVRYAHHRNISSKEAAAFTIAYAHIKFSDDPAWNNVFNNAENEGLTIASYPQYDFGNYEVKAPSAGTVYVLSPAVGYVVSDKTNPENARITFINSRKGASQAIEFQDLAKKVVHSVYKRDAQKISKKINL, encoded by the coding sequence ATGAAGTATTGTCCAAAATGCGGAACTAAAGTAGGTCAAAATGATAAATATTGTAATCATTGTGGAGCTAATTTAAAAAATAGTTCAATTAGAAAATTAGCTTCTAATAACCATGAAACAAATAAGAATAGGAAAACTCGGCGAAATTGTTTAATCATTGCGGCAGGAACAATTTTGTTAGCAGCAGGTGGGGTGGTGTTTTTTACTCTCCAAACGCAAAGTAGCAATCAGGCTAGTTCATCGGCCCTGATTAGTAATAAAAATAGAGCTAAAACAACTGAAAATGTTAGGTATGCTCATCATAGAAATATATCCTCTAAAGAAGCGGCAGCTTTTACAATTGCATATGCTCATATAAAATTTTCTGATGATCCAGCATGGAACAATGTATTTAATAATGCAGAAAATGAAGGTTTAACCATTGCATCCTATCCTCAATATGATTTTGGAAATTACGAAGTCAAAGCGCCTAGCGCTGGAACAGTTTATGTCCTAAGTCCTGCTGTAGGATATGTGGTATCGGATAAGACCAACCCTGAAAATGCCAGAATAACTTTTATTAATAGTAGAAAAGGGGCTAGCCAAGCAATTGAATTTCAAGATTTAGCTAAAAAAGTTGTTCATAGTGTCTATAAAAGAGATGCTCAAAAAATTAGTAAAAAGATAAACTTATAA
- a CDS encoding ABC transporter permease: MDLTTILALIISSTLVYSAPLIFTSLGGVYSENSGIVNIGLEGIMTMGAFSAIVFNLTFASTFGKATPWLGALVGGIVGLVFSLLHAVATINFHADHIISGTVLNLMAPPLAVFLVKAIYEKGQTENITANFGYFSFPGLANIPIVGNIFFKNTSLPAYVAIVLAILLSFILYKTRFGLRLRSAGENPQAADTMGVNVYKMRYAGVLISGFLGGIGGAVFAEAISGNFSVSTIVGQGFMALAAVIFGKWNPIGAMLSSLFFGFAQSLSIIGNQLPVISKIPAVYMQIAPYVITIIVLVAFLGKSVAPAADGINYIKAK, encoded by the coding sequence ATGGATTTAACTACAATTTTAGCTTTAATTATTTCATCAACTCTCGTCTATTCAGCTCCTTTAATTTTTACATCTTTGGGTGGAGTTTATAGCGAAAATTCAGGAATTGTTAATATTGGGCTTGAAGGTATCATGACGATGGGAGCTTTTAGCGCAATCGTATTTAATTTAACTTTCGCTTCCACTTTCGGAAAAGCAACCCCTTGGCTGGGCGCTTTAGTTGGGGGAATTGTTGGCCTAGTATTCTCACTTTTACATGCTGTGGCTACTATTAATTTTCATGCCGATCATATTATCAGTGGAACTGTATTGAATTTAATGGCTCCTCCTTTAGCTGTATTTTTAGTGAAAGCTATCTATGAAAAAGGTCAAACTGAAAATATTACTGCCAACTTTGGTTACTTTTCTTTCCCTGGATTGGCTAATATTCCTATTGTTGGTAACATATTTTTTAAAAACACCTCTCTCCCAGCATACGTTGCGATTGTCTTAGCTATTCTTTTATCTTTTATCCTTTATAAAACGCGCTTTGGGCTACGCTTACGTTCAGCTGGTGAAAATCCTCAGGCAGCAGACACCATGGGTGTAAATGTTTATAAAATGCGCTATGCTGGCGTACTAATTTCCGGATTCTTAGGAGGAATTGGAGGCGCTGTATTCGCTGAAGCCATCTCTGGCAACTTTTCTGTTTCAACTATTGTTGGTCAAGGATTTATGGCTTTAGCTGCAGTAATTTTTGGTAAATGGAATCCAATTGGTGCCATGCTTTCTTCATTATTCTTTGGCTTTGCTCAAAGTTTAAGTATTATCGGCAATCAATTACCGGTCATTTCTAAAATTCCAGCTGTTTACATGCAAATCGCTCCATATGTAATTACCATTATTGTTCTTGTAGCTTTCTTAGGAAAGTCTGTCGCACCTGCGGCTGATGGTATTAACTATATTAAAGCTAAGTAA
- a CDS encoding serine hydrolase domain-containing protein, with the protein MSSKQNHKIIKIAIAALALGVGAPVVANQTSNQVFAASAPYDTNEMRSFVRNTLAQNKVRGTVVVIKDGHAQQISYGYGYYGRRLGAGNTKVVYPVCSLQKVITGAIITQLISEGKFNQDTKISRWYPNLKNADKITVGNLLTHTSGLLATGTEVNQGINYSEGDAINWVINRVNQLREGNPGNFYYNNTNYILLAGIIRQVTNQSYEANVKSRIINKLGLKRTFFYPDIPKSKTDAISYTWRNKNYQNAQYVKRSLASQLPGAGNLFSTPMDYYRIQVALTDGRILTKDQFNYLTHLQSRVTSYSGGVYLKNNDNLKMAYGNLYGTHFGNWFQMTTDNQNGLIMFLNQTQNNEDQNKAIGYQILNHIKANTFTEK; encoded by the coding sequence ATGAGTTCTAAACAAAATCATAAAATCATAAAAATTGCAATTGCTGCACTCGCTTTAGGAGTGGGTGCGCCTGTGGTTGCTAATCAAACAAGTAATCAAGTTTTCGCTGCAAGTGCACCTTATGATACAAATGAGATGCGTAGTTTTGTCAGAAACACTTTAGCTCAAAATAAGGTGCGAGGGACTGTAGTAGTAATTAAAGATGGACATGCTCAACAAATTAGTTATGGATATGGCTATTATGGACGCCGATTAGGCGCAGGTAATACTAAAGTAGTCTATCCTGTGTGTTCTCTTCAAAAGGTAATTACTGGGGCGATTATTACTCAACTTATTTCTGAGGGGAAATTTAATCAAGACACCAAGATTTCTCGTTGGTATCCAAATTTAAAGAATGCAGATAAAATTACGGTTGGTAATTTGCTTACTCATACTTCAGGGCTGTTAGCTACAGGAACTGAAGTGAATCAAGGGATTAATTATTCTGAAGGGGATGCGATTAATTGGGTAATTAACCGGGTAAATCAACTTCGAGAAGGAAATCCTGGTAACTTTTATTACAATAATACTAACTATATTTTACTAGCTGGTATTATTCGTCAAGTAACTAATCAATCTTATGAAGCTAATGTTAAAAGCCGAATTATTAATAAATTAGGATTGAAGAGAACTTTCTTTTATCCTGATATCCCAAAAAGTAAAACCGATGCAATTTCTTATACTTGGAGAAATAAGAATTACCAAAATGCTCAATATGTGAAGCGTTCTCTTGCTTCTCAACTCCCGGGTGCGGGTAACTTGTTCTCTACACCAATGGATTATTACCGTATTCAGGTTGCTTTAACTGATGGTAGAATCCTAACGAAGGACCAGTTTAATTATTTAACCCATCTTCAATCACGAGTAACTTCCTATTCCGGTGGGGTTTACCTGAAAAATAATGATAATTTGAAGATGGCCTATGGTAACTTATATGGGACTCATTTTGGAAATTGGTTCCAAATGACAACTGATAATCAAAATGGCTTGATTATGTTTTTAAATCAAACTCAAAATAATGAGGATCAGAATAAAGCTATTGGTTACCAAATTTTAAATCATATTAAAGCTAATACCTTTACAGAAAAATAA
- a CDS encoding serine hydrolase domain-containing protein → MNKLLTKFTVATLASGLLLSAPLASSAPTYAASKKVKKTSNKKKTTLRQYAKNTMAKYHLRGSMIVVKDGKAQQVSYGYGYYRRRIGAGSSKLVYPLGSLQKSITATMITQLIYKGKFSQNTKISRWYPNLKNASRISVGNLMTHTSGITVIGTEVNNGINFSENGALNWIINKINSQSEQRPGKFNYNNANYILLAGIIRKTTGKSYASNLKSRIIKPLNLKQTYMYNQIPKGKTDAISYTYRYGRNYQDPQYAPQGLTTQLLGAGDVFSSPKDYYKILVGMQNGKILTKKQFKYMTHLKAKAKDTTYSGGLYMRRGGKLEMAYGNFGDTHFANWIQLTSDNQNGIVMFLNQTQDKNKNKDAGYRILKKIKSNTFVNR, encoded by the coding sequence ATAAATAAATTACTTACTAAATTCACAGTAGCTACTCTAGCAAGTGGGCTACTTTTATCAGCTCCTTTAGCTAGTTCTGCTCCTACTTATGCAGCTAGTAAAAAAGTAAAAAAGACATCTAATAAAAAGAAGACTACGTTGCGACAATATGCAAAGAATACCATGGCAAAATATCATTTGCGTGGAAGTATGATTGTAGTTAAAGATGGGAAAGCTCAACAAGTAAGTTATGGCTATGGATATTATCGACGTCGAATTGGAGCAGGAAGTAGCAAATTAGTATATCCATTAGGATCTTTACAAAAATCAATAACAGCTACCATGATTACTCAACTAATTTATAAAGGAAAATTTAGTCAAAATACTAAAATTTCTCGTTGGTATCCCAATTTAAAGAATGCATCCCGGATTAGCGTAGGGAACTTAATGACTCATACTTCAGGAATCACAGTGATAGGAACTGAAGTGAATAATGGAATTAACTTCTCTGAAAATGGAGCTTTAAATTGGATTATTAATAAGATAAATTCTCAATCGGAGCAGCGTCCTGGTAAATTTAATTATAATAATGCTAATTATATTTTGTTGGCTGGCATTATTAGAAAGACCACGGGAAAGTCATATGCTTCTAATTTAAAGAGTAGAATAATTAAACCTCTTAATTTGAAGCAAACTTACATGTATAATCAAATACCTAAGGGTAAGACAGATGCTATTTCGTATACTTATCGTTATGGAAGAAATTATCAGGACCCACAATATGCACCACAGGGGCTTACAACTCAATTATTAGGAGCGGGTGATGTATTTTCAAGTCCTAAGGATTATTACAAGATTTTAGTTGGGATGCAAAATGGTAAGATCCTGACTAAAAAGCAATTTAAGTACATGACCCATTTAAAGGCTAAAGCAAAAGATACCACTTATTCTGGTGGACTTTATATGAGACGTGGAGGTAAACTTGAAATGGCGTATGGCAATTTTGGAGATACTCATTTTGCCAATTGGATTCAACTTACCTCTGATAATCAAAATGGAATAGTTATGTTCTTGAATCAAACTCAAGATAAGAATAAAAATAAAGATGCAGGTTATCGGATTCTAAAGAAAATTAAGTCTAATACTTTTGTAAATAGATAA